The Rhodocytophaga rosea genome has a segment encoding these proteins:
- a CDS encoding IS5 family transposase, which translates to MYELHENLTDSQWQVIKNIVDDGRKRKVCLKRVVDACLWLTRTGSQWRNLSQTHYPVWQTVAYYFYKWQHNGVWQQVRAMLVKKERERQGRQAEPSRVTIDSQSVKQCGCFSEQVGVDGNKKIDGRKRHLAVDNLGLPWAVYVGAANESDAVAGFELLPQLKSCRRLSLICADAAYKGEFVSYAYYYGWKVDISQKPPSKQGFIPQKGRWQVERSGPATSVHRLHAWLNHYRRLAKDYERTPASAVCFIELAFINIILSKIP; encoded by the coding sequence ATGTATGAATTACATGAAAATCTGACTGATAGTCAATGGCAAGTTATTAAAAACATAGTAGATGATGGACGAAAGAGAAAAGTTTGTTTAAAGCGTGTAGTGGATGCCTGCCTGTGGCTGACCAGAACCGGAAGTCAGTGGCGGAATTTGTCTCAGACCCATTATCCTGTATGGCAAACGGTAGCTTATTATTTTTATAAGTGGCAACACAACGGAGTCTGGCAACAAGTGCGGGCGATGTTAGTGAAAAAGGAACGAGAAAGACAGGGACGACAAGCAGAGCCTTCCAGAGTGACTATTGATAGCCAAAGTGTTAAACAGTGTGGTTGCTTTTCTGAGCAGGTAGGTGTAGATGGTAATAAGAAAATAGATGGTAGGAAACGGCATTTGGCGGTTGATAACTTAGGACTTCCCTGGGCTGTTTATGTAGGAGCTGCTAATGAGTCTGATGCCGTAGCAGGCTTTGAATTATTACCACAACTCAAAAGCTGTAGACGGCTAAGTTTGATCTGTGCCGATGCAGCTTATAAAGGTGAGTTTGTCTCTTATGCTTATTATTATGGGTGGAAAGTAGACATCTCACAAAAGCCTCCTTCCAAGCAAGGATTTATTCCTCAAAAGGGAAGGTGGCAAGTGGAAAGATCTGGACCTGCTACGAGTGTGCATCGGCTCCATGCCTGGCTGAATCATTATCGAAGATTAGCTAAAGATTATGAAAGAACTCCTGCTTCTGCTGTCTGTTTTATAGAATTAGCTTTTATCAATATCATTTTATCAAAAATACCTTAA
- a CDS encoding ATP-grasp domain-containing protein codes for MKQVNWVIQKNLIRQETLERLRKAFQEHNISFEEVFVIPFSDELPRLSKPEAFNIFYGSTTLMLTAYNHPVYRQGIFFNPDHFQMATYLSKWGKYLLNNDGMVTSFKEFVSGNYEKDSIWFIRPNADNKSFSGTVMRFENIQEWAENLATADAAELTLDSLLFVSSPKKIDKEWRNFIVEGKVISSCRYQLAGESSVSDIDVPASMLEFVEKHCQEYIPNEIFVMDVALMENTYYIIECNCFNGTGFYQNDMSKIIYAITHYIEKSMINRNS; via the coding sequence TTGAAACAAGTCAACTGGGTAATCCAAAAAAATCTGATTAGGCAAGAAACTCTGGAAAGATTAAGAAAAGCTTTTCAGGAACATAATATCAGCTTCGAAGAAGTATTTGTTATTCCTTTCTCAGATGAATTACCCAGGTTAAGCAAACCCGAAGCATTTAATATTTTCTATGGGTCTACTACCTTAATGCTCACCGCTTATAATCATCCTGTATATCGGCAAGGAATATTTTTCAATCCTGATCATTTCCAAATGGCCACCTATCTTTCCAAGTGGGGAAAATATTTACTCAACAACGATGGAATGGTGACCAGTTTTAAAGAGTTTGTTAGTGGTAATTATGAAAAAGATTCCATCTGGTTTATCCGGCCAAATGCAGATAATAAGTCTTTTAGTGGAACTGTGATGCGGTTTGAAAATATTCAAGAATGGGCCGAAAATCTGGCAACGGCTGATGCGGCTGAACTTACCTTAGATTCTTTACTCTTTGTGAGCTCACCGAAGAAAATTGACAAAGAATGGCGCAATTTCATTGTAGAAGGTAAGGTAATTTCCTCTTGCCGCTATCAGCTGGCAGGAGAGTCAAGTGTTTCGGATATTGATGTTCCTGCATCTATGCTTGAATTTGTAGAGAAACATTGTCAGGAGTATATACCCAATGAGATATTTGTAATGGATGTTGCGTTAATGGAAAATACGTATTATATCATCGAATGTAACTGCTTTAATGGAACTGGTTTTTATCAGAATGATATGAGCAAAATAATATACGCCATTACTCATTATATTGAAAAAAGTATGATCAACCGGAATAGTTAA
- a CDS encoding 5' nucleotidase, NT5C type: MTMKRIAIDMDEVIADANLRFMDWYERDFGRRITLQEIHGKFFREVVSPEHREHTIKYLHTEGFFKDMAVIKDSQEVVYELSKKYEIFITTAAMEFPTSFIHKYEWLKQHFPFIPWTHMVFCGDKSIIHADYLIDDHSRHFKRFSGQGILFTSPHNVHEDWNPRVNSWKDVADLLL; encoded by the coding sequence ATGACAATGAAACGAATCGCCATTGACATGGATGAAGTTATAGCCGATGCCAATCTGCGCTTTATGGACTGGTATGAACGGGATTTTGGCAGACGGATTACATTACAAGAAATTCATGGCAAATTTTTCAGGGAAGTAGTATCACCCGAACATAGGGAACATACCATTAAATACCTGCATACAGAAGGCTTTTTTAAAGATATGGCCGTTATTAAAGATAGCCAGGAAGTAGTGTATGAACTTTCCAAAAAGTACGAGATTTTTATTACCACAGCTGCTATGGAGTTTCCTACATCGTTTATACATAAGTATGAATGGCTCAAGCAGCATTTTCCCTTCATTCCCTGGACACACATGGTATTTTGCGGCGACAAAAGCATCATCCATGCCGATTACCTGATCGATGACCACAGCCGCCACTTCAAACGTTTTTCCGGCCAGGGCATTCTGTTTACTTCTCCCCACAATGTCCACGAAGACTGGAATCCCAGGGTAAACTCCTGGAAAGATGTAGCGGATTTGCTGTTGTAA
- a CDS encoding glycoside hydrolase family 32 protein, with amino-acid sequence MKNCLQLLFLSFVWVACSESQDNTNTTQADSTETPFTQVNTQFQETHRPQYHFSPPSKWMNDPNGMVFYKGEYHLFYQHYPDSTVWGPMHWGHAVSKDMIHWEHLPIALYPDSLGYIFSGSAVVDVNNTSGLGTKDNPAMVAIYTYHLMEGEKAGRNDYQTQGIAYSTDNGRTWEKYKGNPVLKNPGIRDFRDPKLSWHEESKQWVLILAVDDHVELYGSKNLTSWSKLSEFGKTYGGHGGVWECPDLFPLEVDGQKKWVMLLSINPGGPNKGSATQYFIGDFDGKTFKSDYSPKTTLWVDEGADNYAGVTWANMPQSDGRRIFLGWMSNWLYANTVPTDNWRSANTIPRELSLKKLPEGIRLISQPVKELASIRGESANISGRAVKGEVDLKAGIPFDIATSELVLELDSISQSKDFGIELSNTQGQKLLIGYEATSKNFYIDRSQSGKKDFSKEFAVKHTAPRKSSAQTMKLHLFFDVASVELFADNGEVVMTDIFFPDSNYSQVKMYAKDGAVKLVSGKATQLKSIWGEKLASAQ; translated from the coding sequence ATGAAAAACTGCCTTCAACTTCTGTTTCTTTCGTTTGTATGGGTAGCCTGCTCCGAATCGCAGGATAATACAAACACTACGCAGGCTGATTCTACGGAAACCCCGTTTACGCAGGTGAACACTCAATTTCAGGAAACCCACCGACCTCAATATCACTTTTCTCCCCCCAGCAAATGGATGAACGACCCCAATGGAATGGTTTTCTATAAGGGAGAATACCATTTATTTTACCAGCATTATCCGGATAGTACGGTGTGGGGCCCTATGCATTGGGGACATGCGGTGAGTAAGGATATGATTCACTGGGAACATTTGCCAATTGCCCTATATCCGGATAGTCTGGGTTATATTTTCTCTGGCAGTGCAGTAGTAGATGTAAATAACACTTCTGGACTGGGCACCAAAGATAATCCAGCCATGGTGGCTATTTATACCTACCATTTGATGGAAGGCGAAAAAGCAGGACGCAATGATTATCAGACGCAGGGTATTGCCTATAGTACCGATAATGGCAGAACCTGGGAGAAATACAAGGGAAATCCTGTCCTGAAAAATCCTGGCATCCGCGATTTTCGTGATCCCAAATTATCCTGGCACGAAGAATCCAAACAATGGGTACTGATACTGGCAGTAGACGATCATGTGGAATTGTATGGTTCTAAAAACCTGACCAGCTGGAGTAAACTAAGTGAGTTTGGCAAAACCTATGGCGGACATGGCGGTGTATGGGAGTGTCCGGATCTGTTTCCATTAGAAGTAGATGGCCAAAAAAAGTGGGTGATGCTCCTGAGTATCAATCCTGGTGGGCCTAATAAAGGCTCGGCTACGCAGTATTTTATCGGGGATTTCGATGGAAAAACGTTTAAAAGTGATTATTCGCCTAAAACCACTTTATGGGTAGATGAAGGCGCTGATAATTATGCTGGTGTAACCTGGGCTAATATGCCGCAAAGTGATGGAAGGAGAATATTTTTAGGCTGGATGAGTAACTGGCTCTATGCCAATACCGTTCCTACTGACAACTGGCGTAGTGCGAATACTATTCCTAGAGAACTGAGCTTGAAAAAACTACCGGAAGGCATTCGCCTTATTTCACAGCCAGTAAAAGAATTAGCCTCTATCCGTGGTGAATCTGCTAATATTTCTGGTAGGGCGGTGAAAGGAGAAGTTGATTTGAAAGCCGGTATTCCATTCGATATTGCTACCTCTGAACTAGTATTAGAACTGGATTCTATTAGTCAGAGCAAAGATTTTGGTATAGAACTTTCCAATACGCAGGGGCAAAAATTGCTGATCGGTTATGAAGCAACCAGTAAAAATTTTTATATCGACCGCAGCCAGTCTGGTAAAAAAGATTTCTCCAAAGAGTTTGCAGTCAAACATACGGCTCCCAGAAAATCTTCAGCTCAAACCATGAAATTGCATCTGTTTTTTGATGTAGCTTCTGTAGAGTTATTTGCCGATAATGGAGAAGTGGTAATGACGGATATTTTCTTTCCGGATTCCAACTATAGCCAAGTAAAGATGTATGCCAAAGATGGCGCTGTAAAACTGGTATCAGGCAAAGCTACTCAACTGAAATCCATCTGGGGCGAAAAACTAGCTTCAGCCCAGTAA
- a CDS encoding IS630 family transposase — protein sequence MQNKEAYEQKVKRLHALLYLAQTGSIDLYFGDESGFCLTPCVPYGWIKKGEHAPILSQRSTRINVFGLLSTNNELLTYQKSGSLNADFIIECVEAFSTSISKFTVIVLDNASWHTCGLWEVKKEEWEQKGLYIFLLPKYSPHLNRIERFWKQVKYHWLKAEDYLSVEALKEALYTIFSGLGTYFKLDFKKLEVDENIILNCV from the coding sequence TTGCAAAACAAAGAAGCATATGAGCAGAAAGTCAAGCGATTACATGCTTTGCTTTATTTGGCACAGACAGGCAGTATAGATTTATATTTTGGAGACGAATCAGGGTTTTGCCTTACCCCTTGTGTACCTTATGGATGGATCAAAAAAGGCGAACACGCCCCTATTTTATCCCAAAGAAGTACAAGGATAAATGTATTTGGCTTGTTAAGTACAAATAATGAGTTGCTTACTTATCAGAAAAGTGGGAGTCTAAACGCTGACTTTATCATTGAATGTGTAGAGGCCTTCTCAACATCTATTTCCAAGTTTACTGTCATAGTCTTAGACAACGCCTCCTGGCATACATGTGGCCTATGGGAAGTCAAAAAAGAAGAATGGGAACAGAAAGGATTATACATCTTTTTGCTGCCTAAGTATAGTCCTCATCTTAACAGGATCGAACGATTTTGGAAGCAGGTGAAATATCATTGGCTCAAAGCCGAAGACTATCTGTCTGTAGAAGCGCTTAAGGAGGCACTTTATACCATCTTTTCAGGATTGGGTACTTACTTTAAACTTGATTTTAAAAAACTTGAAGTAGATGAAAATATTATACTTAATTGTGTTTAA
- a CDS encoding helix-turn-helix domain-containing protein, translated as MRYIKKITDKQKQDLEKIHKDSKSYQERNRCQCILLSNQGYQVQKLASIFQVSQLSIYKWFDRFEKTGVVGLKNQKGKGRKPILTTSNATHVEVVENSIEKEKQQLKLAKREIEAKLGTAMSEMTLKRFLKKLTTDGNVSVNG; from the coding sequence ATGCGTTATATCAAGAAGATTACAGACAAGCAAAAACAAGACTTAGAGAAGATTCATAAAGATAGTAAAAGTTATCAGGAACGTAACCGTTGCCAATGTATACTGTTATCCAATCAAGGCTATCAAGTACAGAAGTTAGCAAGCATTTTTCAAGTAAGTCAGTTAAGTATTTATAAGTGGTTTGATCGCTTTGAGAAAACAGGTGTGGTAGGGTTAAAGAACCAAAAAGGGAAAGGCAGAAAACCCATCCTTACTACCAGTAATGCTACCCATGTTGAAGTAGTGGAAAATAGCATAGAGAAAGAAAAACAACAACTTAAATTAGCTAAGCGAGAGATAGAAGCTAAATTAGGCACGGCTATGAGTGAGATGACCTTGAAGCGGTTTTTAAAAAAATTGACTACCGATGGAAACGTTTCCGTAAATGGATAA
- a CDS encoding RagB/SusD family nutrient uptake outer membrane protein, which translates to MKNKIIYSALLTGILTFSSCKDFLEYQPQGALSTENVTTAANAEALVTAAYAGIGNDDMVGPMTSMWVYGSVRSDDSYKGGGGVADVQDVNFYEQYNLTQAQQGDGWMHPFTWENFYRAISRANFALRSINNLSEAEFALKTTRQAELRFLRGHSHFMLKMLFKNIPYVDETLSNDEILKVSNRQYTNDELWNKIAEDFQFAMDNLPVNQPEVGRANKMAAAAYLAKLRLYQAYEQDENHKVVSINPGKLQQVVELTQMVISSGKYKLQPDFAENFLDGFDNGPESVFAIQYSINDGTSLGRISTVTGLNYPHGAPQYGCCGFHQPSQNLANAFGTDANGLPKFDTFNEREINFNTATVDPRVDHTIGIDGHPYKYNAKLPFSNSWVRDPGVYGYYQSMKEQQLADCSCYKKEGPFIGTSKNIDVIRYADVLLMQAEAYIELGQQNMALPLINQVRERAAASTGRTKKADGTDPSNYLIKPYDGTNWTKEYARKALQWERRLEFAMESPRFFDLVRWGIAEPTLNAYLAKEKTRRSFLNGARFTAGRDEYLPIPQREINFTKGLYQQNPGY; encoded by the coding sequence ATGAAAAATAAAATAATATACAGTGCCTTATTGACAGGTATACTCACCTTTAGTTCCTGCAAAGATTTCCTCGAATATCAGCCACAAGGTGCTCTTTCTACAGAGAATGTAACCACCGCCGCCAATGCCGAAGCCCTGGTCACTGCTGCCTATGCCGGTATCGGAAACGATGATATGGTGGGTCCAATGACCAGTATGTGGGTGTATGGAAGCGTGCGTTCCGATGATTCTTACAAAGGAGGTGGCGGCGTTGCCGATGTGCAGGATGTTAATTTTTACGAACAATATAACCTAACCCAGGCACAACAAGGCGATGGCTGGATGCATCCGTTCACCTGGGAAAACTTTTACCGGGCTATTTCCAGGGCCAATTTTGCCTTACGGTCTATTAATAATTTATCAGAAGCTGAATTTGCGCTGAAAACCACCCGCCAGGCAGAATTACGGTTCCTGAGAGGCCATTCTCACTTCATGTTGAAAATGCTATTTAAAAATATTCCGTATGTGGATGAAACGCTTTCCAACGATGAGATTTTAAAAGTTTCCAACCGCCAATATACCAATGATGAGTTGTGGAATAAAATCGCTGAAGATTTTCAGTTTGCCATGGATAACCTACCGGTGAACCAGCCGGAAGTAGGCCGGGCCAATAAAATGGCTGCCGCTGCCTATCTGGCTAAACTCAGGTTATACCAAGCCTATGAGCAGGACGAAAACCATAAAGTGGTGAGCATCAATCCTGGCAAATTACAGCAGGTCGTAGAATTAACCCAGATGGTAATCAGCTCTGGTAAATACAAACTACAGCCAGATTTTGCAGAAAACTTCCTGGATGGATTTGACAATGGTCCGGAATCTGTCTTTGCCATTCAGTATTCTATCAACGATGGTACTTCGCTGGGCAGGATCAGTACGGTAACAGGTTTGAATTATCCGCATGGCGCACCACAATACGGCTGCTGTGGATTCCATCAGCCCAGCCAGAACCTGGCCAACGCTTTCGGAACGGACGCCAACGGCCTGCCTAAATTTGATACCTTTAATGAAAGAGAGATCAATTTTAATACAGCAACCGTAGATCCCAGAGTAGATCATACCATCGGTATTGACGGGCATCCTTATAAATACAATGCAAAGCTGCCTTTCAGCAATAGTTGGGTGCGTGATCCGGGTGTATATGGCTATTATCAGAGCATGAAAGAGCAACAATTAGCTGATTGTTCCTGCTACAAAAAAGAAGGTCCGTTTATTGGCACTTCCAAAAATATAGATGTAATCCGCTATGCTGACGTATTGCTCATGCAAGCCGAAGCCTATATTGAATTAGGTCAGCAGAATATGGCCTTGCCGCTGATCAATCAGGTTCGGGAAAGAGCTGCCGCCAGCACCGGAAGAACCAAAAAAGCCGATGGCACTGATCCTTCCAATTACCTGATCAAACCGTATGACGGCACCAACTGGACGAAAGAATACGCCCGAAAAGCTTTGCAGTGGGAAAGAAGACTGGAATTTGCGATGGAAAGTCCCCGTTTCTTCGACCTGGTACGTTGGGGCATTGCCGAACCTACCTTGAATGCCTACTTAGCCAAAGAAAAAACCAGAAGATCGTTCCTGAACGGAGCCAGATTTACTGCCGGCAGAGACGAATATTTACCTATTCCTCAACGGGAGATCAATTTTACCAAAGGCTTGTATCAGCAAAATCCGGGATATTAA